One window of the Peromyscus leucopus breed LL Stock chromosome 17, UCI_PerLeu_2.1, whole genome shotgun sequence genome contains the following:
- the Ushbp1 gene encoding Usher syndrome type-1C protein-binding protein 1 isoform X2, producing the protein MSARATRPRSRRGRHPPPGELDPVAESSEEVEATHGSFEAKPGLLQEHLGPNLQSPGNRPEDDCGVGFHGALVLRPEERCQPEAEGHQTPPAAPPGRSPTETSGPSVFETLESRLSSLEATVAAWRHRSLSFPRPVEGEDREQGPPGSFGDQEEAGLPGQQEAARLIERNAWLRLALGSREEELAWTHASLQDAQAEKEALQRQDLEASLPRLEDPGLRRAGRAHSNSSGSEAEGEPWAPQDAPLAHPLLRRLRSDSSTPTFGCLSTPRPTCERRLMEDHMGQLQGSIEQLKCFNRLLLAVLQGYKGRCESLTMQLGQREAEATALHLALQYSEDCEAAYRVLLALRTAGPGAGATESALQAAEEEASKLLVEKEMAMEGETPRPSPEGSSVDRPTPQELAAELHGYIRRLRARWALVKIPPALCPATTPRPTMPHTEATVQAVLEIQPGPALPWLEKSQIQRDLVATRDSLADLVLRLQLARREKRGLELREAALRAQGPAHLLLLQQLRWEQAHLAGDRGSSRGSSEDPSSEEEEEDQEEEQQQRQGPPALPGGRMGRAWDAETLTQELSASLARAAELRAQLQSLRRQLEQVAQKGRSRRAQSAELNRELCKAHSSLVLAFRGAHRKQEEQRRKLEQQLARMQAQQAEELAVLAATARALGQPGAPQPGQTFL; encoded by the exons ATGAGTGCCCGGGCCACGCGGCCCCGAAGCCGTCGAGGGAGGCATCCTCCGCCC GGGGAGCTGGATCCTGTGGCTGAGAGTTCGGAGGAGGTGGAGGCCACCCATGGGAGCTTCGAGGCCAAACCTGGGCTGCTTCAGGAACACCTCGGTCCTAACCTGCAGAGCCCAGGGAACCG GCCCGAGGATGACTGTGGCGTGGGATTTCATGGGGCCCTAGTCTTGAGGCCGGAAGAACGGTGTCAGCCTGAGGCCGAAGGCCACCAGACCCCACCGGCAGCCCCGCCGGGTCGTAGCCCTACTGAGACATCAGGACCCAGTGTGTTTGAGACGCTGGAGAGCAGGCTGAGCTCCCTAGAGGCCACGGTGGCAGCCTGGCGCCACCGCTCCCTAAGCTTTCCAAGGCCAGTggaaggagaagacagagagcagGGGCCACCAGGGTCCTTTGGTGATCAGGAAGAAGCCGGCTTGCCTGGGCAGCAGGAGGCAGCCCGCCTCATAGAGAGGAACGCCTGGCTGCGGCTAGCCCTGGGCAGCCGGGAGGAGGAGCTGGCTTGGACTCACGCATCCCTGCAGGATGCCCAGGCAGAGAAGGAGGCTCTGCAGAGACAG GACCTGGAGGCCTCCCTACCGCGGCTGGAGGACCCGGGGCTCCGCAGGGCAGGGCGCGCGCACAGCAACTCCAGCGGCTCCGAGGCGGAAGGGGAACCCTGGGCACCACAG GACGCCCCCCTGGCTCACCCCCTTCTCCGACGCCTCCGGAGTGACTCCAGCACCCCGACCTTTGGGTGCCTTTCCACACCACGTCCAACCTGTGAGAGGCGCCTCATGGAGGACCACATGGGGCAGCTCCAGGG GAGCATCGAGCAGCTCAAGTGCTTCAACCGCCTCCTGCTGGCCGTGCTCCAGGGCTACAAGGGCCGCTGCGAGAGCCTCACCATGCAGCTGGGCCAGCGGGAAGCCGAGGCCACGGCCCTGCACCTGGCCCTGCAGTACAG CGAGGATTGCGAGGCGGCGTACCGGGTGCTGCTGGCCCTGAGGACGGCTGGCCCAGGAGCTGGAGCCACCGAGAGTGCCCTGCAGGCTGCCGAGGAGGAGGCCTCCAAGCTGCTGGTGGAGAAGGAAATGGCCATGGAAGGGGAGACGCCCCGGCCCAG CCCAGAGGGGAGCAGCGTGGACAGGCCTACACCACAGGAACTGGCTGCTGAGCTCCATGGCTACATCCGGCGTCTCCGGGCACGCTGGGCCCTGGTGAAGATCCCCCCAGCACTCTGCcccgccaccacacccaggcccACCATGCCTCACACGGAAGCGACCGTACAGGCCGTCCTGGAGATCCAGCCTGGCCCAGCTCTGCCCTGGCTGGAGAAGTCTCAGATCCAGCGGGACCTGGTGGCCACTCGG gaCAGTCTGGCGGACCTGGTGCTGCGGCTGCAGCTGGCGCGGCGGGAGAAGCGCGGACTGGAGCTGCGGGAGGCGGCGCTGCGGGCCCAGGGCCCCgcccacctgctgctgctgcagcagcttCGCTGGGAGCAGGCTCACCTGGCCGGCGACCgcggcagcagcagaggcagcagcgaGGACCCGAGCAgcgaagaggaggaggaggaccaggaggaggagcagcagcagcgccAG ggccctcctgccctccctggtGGCCGGATGGGCAGAGCGTGGGACGCTGAGACCTTAACCCAGGAACTGTCGGCGTCCCTTGCCCG GGCGGCGGAGCTGCGGGCTCAGCTGCAGTCCCTGCGGCGGCAGCTGGAGCAGGTGGCTCAGAAGGGCCGGAGCAGACGTGCTCAGAGCGCGGAGCTGAACCGGGAGCTGTGCAAGGCTCACAG TTCCCTGGTCTTGGCCTTCAGAGGAGCCCACCGGAAGCAGGAAGAGCAACGCCGGAAGTTGGAGCAGCAGCTAGCTCGGATGCAGGCCCAGCAGGCAGAGGAACTGGCAGTGCTGGCAGCCACAGCCCGAGCCCTGGGGCAGCCGGGGGCTCCCCAGCCAGGCCAGACCTTCCTGTAG
- the Ushbp1 gene encoding Usher syndrome type-1C protein-binding protein 1 isoform X1: MSARATRPRSRRGRHPPPGELDPVAESSEEVEATHGSFEAKPGLLQEHLGPNLQSPGNRPEDDCGVGFHGALVLRPEERCQPEAEGHQTPPAAPPGRSPTETSGPSVFETLESRLSSLEATVAAWRHRSLSFPRPVEGEDREQGPPGSFGDQEEAGLPGQQEAARLIERNAWLRLALGSREEELAWTHASLQDAQAEKEALQRQVQDLEASLPRLEDPGLRRAGRAHSNSSGSEAEGEPWAPQDAPLAHPLLRRLRSDSSTPTFGCLSTPRPTCERRLMEDHMGQLQGSIEQLKCFNRLLLAVLQGYKGRCESLTMQLGQREAEATALHLALQYSEDCEAAYRVLLALRTAGPGAGATESALQAAEEEASKLLVEKEMAMEGETPRPSPEGSSVDRPTPQELAAELHGYIRRLRARWALVKIPPALCPATTPRPTMPHTEATVQAVLEIQPGPALPWLEKSQIQRDLVATRDSLADLVLRLQLARREKRGLELREAALRAQGPAHLLLLQQLRWEQAHLAGDRGSSRGSSEDPSSEEEEEDQEEEQQQRQGPPALPGGRMGRAWDAETLTQELSASLARAAELRAQLQSLRRQLEQVAQKGRSRRAQSAELNRELCKAHSSLVLAFRGAHRKQEEQRRKLEQQLARMQAQQAEELAVLAATARALGQPGAPQPGQTFL, translated from the exons ATGAGTGCCCGGGCCACGCGGCCCCGAAGCCGTCGAGGGAGGCATCCTCCGCCC GGGGAGCTGGATCCTGTGGCTGAGAGTTCGGAGGAGGTGGAGGCCACCCATGGGAGCTTCGAGGCCAAACCTGGGCTGCTTCAGGAACACCTCGGTCCTAACCTGCAGAGCCCAGGGAACCG GCCCGAGGATGACTGTGGCGTGGGATTTCATGGGGCCCTAGTCTTGAGGCCGGAAGAACGGTGTCAGCCTGAGGCCGAAGGCCACCAGACCCCACCGGCAGCCCCGCCGGGTCGTAGCCCTACTGAGACATCAGGACCCAGTGTGTTTGAGACGCTGGAGAGCAGGCTGAGCTCCCTAGAGGCCACGGTGGCAGCCTGGCGCCACCGCTCCCTAAGCTTTCCAAGGCCAGTggaaggagaagacagagagcagGGGCCACCAGGGTCCTTTGGTGATCAGGAAGAAGCCGGCTTGCCTGGGCAGCAGGAGGCAGCCCGCCTCATAGAGAGGAACGCCTGGCTGCGGCTAGCCCTGGGCAGCCGGGAGGAGGAGCTGGCTTGGACTCACGCATCCCTGCAGGATGCCCAGGCAGAGAAGGAGGCTCTGCAGAGACAG GTGCAGGACCTGGAGGCCTCCCTACCGCGGCTGGAGGACCCGGGGCTCCGCAGGGCAGGGCGCGCGCACAGCAACTCCAGCGGCTCCGAGGCGGAAGGGGAACCCTGGGCACCACAG GACGCCCCCCTGGCTCACCCCCTTCTCCGACGCCTCCGGAGTGACTCCAGCACCCCGACCTTTGGGTGCCTTTCCACACCACGTCCAACCTGTGAGAGGCGCCTCATGGAGGACCACATGGGGCAGCTCCAGGG GAGCATCGAGCAGCTCAAGTGCTTCAACCGCCTCCTGCTGGCCGTGCTCCAGGGCTACAAGGGCCGCTGCGAGAGCCTCACCATGCAGCTGGGCCAGCGGGAAGCCGAGGCCACGGCCCTGCACCTGGCCCTGCAGTACAG CGAGGATTGCGAGGCGGCGTACCGGGTGCTGCTGGCCCTGAGGACGGCTGGCCCAGGAGCTGGAGCCACCGAGAGTGCCCTGCAGGCTGCCGAGGAGGAGGCCTCCAAGCTGCTGGTGGAGAAGGAAATGGCCATGGAAGGGGAGACGCCCCGGCCCAG CCCAGAGGGGAGCAGCGTGGACAGGCCTACACCACAGGAACTGGCTGCTGAGCTCCATGGCTACATCCGGCGTCTCCGGGCACGCTGGGCCCTGGTGAAGATCCCCCCAGCACTCTGCcccgccaccacacccaggcccACCATGCCTCACACGGAAGCGACCGTACAGGCCGTCCTGGAGATCCAGCCTGGCCCAGCTCTGCCCTGGCTGGAGAAGTCTCAGATCCAGCGGGACCTGGTGGCCACTCGG gaCAGTCTGGCGGACCTGGTGCTGCGGCTGCAGCTGGCGCGGCGGGAGAAGCGCGGACTGGAGCTGCGGGAGGCGGCGCTGCGGGCCCAGGGCCCCgcccacctgctgctgctgcagcagcttCGCTGGGAGCAGGCTCACCTGGCCGGCGACCgcggcagcagcagaggcagcagcgaGGACCCGAGCAgcgaagaggaggaggaggaccaggaggaggagcagcagcagcgccAG ggccctcctgccctccctggtGGCCGGATGGGCAGAGCGTGGGACGCTGAGACCTTAACCCAGGAACTGTCGGCGTCCCTTGCCCG GGCGGCGGAGCTGCGGGCTCAGCTGCAGTCCCTGCGGCGGCAGCTGGAGCAGGTGGCTCAGAAGGGCCGGAGCAGACGTGCTCAGAGCGCGGAGCTGAACCGGGAGCTGTGCAAGGCTCACAG TTCCCTGGTCTTGGCCTTCAGAGGAGCCCACCGGAAGCAGGAAGAGCAACGCCGGAAGTTGGAGCAGCAGCTAGCTCGGATGCAGGCCCAGCAGGCAGAGGAACTGGCAGTGCTGGCAGCCACAGCCCGAGCCCTGGGGCAGCCGGGGGCTCCCCAGCCAGGCCAGACCTTCCTGTAG